One region of Agrobacterium tumefaciens genomic DNA includes:
- a CDS encoding TrkH family potassium uptake protein, with amino-acid sequence MNSNLLRSVIYVASIFGLYLATAMFLPALTDLYYGNDDWTVFALSGFMCGGFALACALATRAPIASFNKRFGFLLVNVLWLVFSIVGAVPLYLSELDLTPGQALFESVSAITTTGSTAISGLDNAPQGILLWRSLLCWLGGIGIVALGLFILPLLRVGGMTFFRMESSDTGNDRPFARLASFTRAFVAIYIIMTIACTVAFDFAGMSHFDALNHAMSTVATGGFSTHDASFAYFNNTALLWIATIFLIFGSLPFSVMILLAVRRRLETLRDPQIAVFLGYLCAISIAVGVYHHLRNGVPLDTALSHSFFNMTSILSTGGFASDDYTLWGPFVVVVAFFATFMGGCSGSTAGGIKAYRFLIMFNVVRAGLKKLIYPNAVYSVRYGQQVVDPDTIRTIFLFVSCFIALWIAGSLAMSLMGYDFLTATSGVATALANVGPGIGPIIGPVGNFSTISDPALYLLSVLMLLGRLEILTVLVLLMPIFWRN; translated from the coding sequence TTGAACAGCAATCTTCTGCGCTCGGTCATATATGTGGCGTCCATCTTCGGGCTCTATCTCGCGACGGCCATGTTCCTGCCCGCGCTGACGGACCTTTATTACGGCAATGACGACTGGACGGTGTTTGCGCTTTCAGGCTTCATGTGCGGCGGCTTTGCGCTTGCCTGTGCGCTGGCCACGCGCGCACCGATCGCGTCCTTCAACAAACGCTTCGGCTTCCTGCTCGTCAACGTGCTCTGGCTTGTATTTTCCATTGTCGGAGCGGTTCCGCTCTATCTGTCCGAGCTTGACCTGACGCCCGGTCAGGCCCTTTTCGAATCGGTCTCGGCCATCACGACGACGGGATCGACCGCCATATCCGGCCTCGATAATGCGCCGCAGGGCATTCTTCTGTGGCGGTCGTTGCTCTGTTGGCTCGGCGGCATCGGTATTGTCGCGCTTGGCCTCTTCATCCTGCCGCTCTTGCGCGTTGGCGGCATGACCTTCTTCCGCATGGAATCATCCGACACCGGCAATGACCGGCCCTTCGCGCGGCTGGCAAGCTTCACCCGCGCTTTCGTGGCGATCTACATCATCATGACCATCGCCTGCACGGTGGCTTTCGATTTTGCTGGCATGTCGCATTTCGATGCCCTCAACCATGCCATGTCGACGGTTGCGACCGGCGGTTTTTCCACCCACGACGCCTCGTTTGCCTATTTCAACAACACGGCGCTGCTTTGGATTGCCACCATCTTCCTGATCTTCGGCAGCCTGCCCTTCTCGGTGATGATCCTGCTTGCGGTGCGCCGCAGGTTGGAGACGCTGCGCGACCCGCAGATAGCGGTCTTCCTTGGCTATCTCTGCGCGATTTCCATCGCAGTCGGCGTTTATCACCACCTTAGAAACGGCGTACCGCTGGATACTGCGCTCAGCCACTCCTTCTTCAACATGACATCAATCCTCTCGACCGGTGGCTTTGCGAGCGACGACTACACGCTGTGGGGTCCGTTCGTTGTCGTCGTTGCATTTTTCGCAACCTTCATGGGCGGCTGCTCCGGCTCGACGGCGGGTGGTATCAAGGCCTATCGTTTTCTGATCATGTTCAATGTCGTTCGGGCAGGCCTCAAAAAGCTGATCTATCCGAACGCGGTTTATTCGGTCCGTTACGGCCAGCAGGTGGTCGATCCCGACACGATCCGGACGATCTTCCTTTTCGTCAGCTGTTTCATCGCGCTCTGGATCGCCGGCAGCCTCGCCATGAGCCTGATGGGTTACGATTTCCTGACTGCGACCTCGGGCGTTGCGACCGCACTTGCCAATGTCGGCCCCGGCATCGGCCCGATCATCGGGCCTGTCGGCAATTTCTCCACGATCAGCGATCCGGCGCTCTATCTCCTGTCTGTCCTGATGTTGCTTGGACGTCTGGAAATCCTCACCGTTCTCGTGCTGCTGATGCCGATTTTCTGGCGCAACTAA
- a CDS encoding ABC transporter ATP-binding protein, whose amino-acid sequence MLSTVKTPNRPQEDGKIKPYVVANNLCKYYPISGFGNRVVKSVDDVSLTIGEGEVLGLVGESGCGKSTVAGLITRLTNATKGEVSIGDHDILHMQGETLRRMRRVVQLVFQDPYSALDPRMRIGQSMEAPLAQNGIGTREERIARVFKMLEEVGLDASYYDRYPSQCSGGQLQRVVIGRALLLNPSFLVCDEPTSALDASMRTQILNLLMDMKRRHGLTVLMISHDLRVVRYLCDRIAVMYLGRIVEIADRDELFRAPKHPYTKALIASSMLDETGLYAPEMLLDGDLPSPLNPPSGCKFHTRCKYATQICSEQEPLLEDVAGEHFARCHHWREWG is encoded by the coding sequence ATGCTATCGACAGTCAAAACACCGAACCGGCCTCAGGAGGATGGCAAGATCAAGCCCTATGTGGTCGCAAACAACCTGTGCAAATATTATCCGATATCGGGTTTCGGCAATCGCGTGGTCAAATCCGTCGACGATGTTTCGCTCACGATCGGCGAGGGTGAGGTTCTTGGTCTCGTTGGCGAATCCGGCTGCGGCAAAAGCACTGTCGCCGGGCTGATAACGCGGTTGACCAACGCGACGAAGGGCGAGGTCAGCATCGGAGACCACGATATTCTGCACATGCAGGGCGAGACGCTGCGGCGCATGCGCCGTGTCGTGCAACTGGTGTTCCAGGATCCCTATTCCGCGCTCGATCCGCGCATGCGCATAGGGCAAAGCATGGAAGCGCCGCTTGCCCAGAACGGCATCGGCACGCGCGAAGAACGCATCGCGCGCGTGTTCAAGATGCTGGAGGAGGTCGGCCTCGATGCCTCCTATTATGACCGTTATCCGAGCCAGTGCTCCGGCGGGCAGTTGCAACGCGTGGTCATAGGACGCGCGCTTCTTCTCAATCCAAGTTTCCTTGTGTGCGACGAACCGACATCGGCGCTCGACGCCTCCATGCGCACGCAGATCCTGAACCTGCTGATGGACATGAAGCGTCGTCATGGTTTGACGGTGCTGATGATTTCCCATGACCTGCGCGTGGTGCGTTATCTCTGCGACCGTATCGCGGTGATGTATCTCGGGCGGATCGTTGAAATCGCCGACCGGGATGAGCTTTTCCGGGCGCCTAAGCATCCCTATACGAAGGCTCTTATTGCCTCGTCGATGCTTGATGAAACCGGACTATATGCACCGGAAATGCTTCTGGATGGTGATCTGCCAAGCCCGCTCAATCCTCCAAGTGGCTGCAAGTTTCACACCCGCTGCAAATATGCGACGCAGATTTGCAGCGAACAGGAACCGCTTCTGGAAGATGTTGCCGGGGAGCATTTCGCTCGTTGCCATCACTGGCGCGAATGGGGCTGA
- the ilvA gene encoding threonine ammonia-lyase produces MNFNGLTIVDKQLVEAARREVREIFPETPLQLNEHLSRRYGASIWLKREDLSPVRSYKIRGAFNFLRKAVAKAGKDKVFVCASAGNHAQGFAFACRHFGVHGVVFMPVTTPQQKIDKTRIFGGEFISIRLVGDIFDQCYAAARKYVEDNDAYMVPPFDHQDIIEGQATVAAEIMDQLPEGTKPDMVVMPVGGGGLSAGLTGFLAGTVEKGNFVFCEPEGAPSLKRSLERGEAVTLPKVDNFVDGAAVARIGDLNFQALKDFPAEQVLLIPENAICVTIIEMLNLEGVVLEPAGALSIAALEKLGREKLEGKTVIVVVSGGNFDFERLPDVKERAMRYTGVKKYFILRLPQRPGALRDFLNLLGPDDDIARFEYLKKSARNFGSILIGIETNAQENFAGLLERFEAAGLGYEDITENEILSNLII; encoded by the coding sequence ATGAATTTCAATGGATTGACAATCGTGGACAAGCAGCTTGTGGAGGCAGCGCGGCGGGAAGTGCGGGAGATATTCCCGGAAACGCCGTTGCAGTTGAATGAACATCTCAGCCGTCGGTATGGCGCGTCGATTTGGCTGAAGCGTGAGGATCTGTCTCCGGTTCGTTCCTACAAGATTAGAGGCGCATTCAACTTTCTCCGCAAGGCTGTTGCGAAGGCTGGCAAGGACAAGGTTTTCGTCTGTGCTTCGGCCGGCAACCATGCGCAGGGCTTTGCTTTCGCCTGCCGCCATTTCGGCGTTCACGGTGTTGTTTTCATGCCGGTGACCACGCCGCAGCAGAAGATCGACAAGACCCGTATCTTCGGTGGTGAATTCATCAGCATCCGTCTGGTGGGCGATATTTTCGACCAATGTTACGCCGCCGCGCGCAAATACGTCGAAGACAATGACGCCTACATGGTGCCGCCCTTCGACCATCAGGATATCATCGAAGGCCAGGCGACGGTTGCTGCCGAAATCATGGACCAGCTTCCCGAAGGCACCAAACCGGATATGGTTGTCATGCCGGTTGGCGGCGGCGGGCTTTCGGCAGGCCTTACCGGCTTTCTGGCGGGCACCGTTGAAAAGGGCAACTTCGTGTTCTGCGAGCCGGAAGGCGCGCCGAGCCTGAAAAGGAGCCTCGAGCGCGGCGAAGCGGTAACGCTCCCCAAGGTCGACAATTTCGTCGACGGCGCCGCTGTTGCCCGCATCGGCGATCTCAACTTTCAGGCGCTGAAGGATTTTCCGGCCGAGCAGGTTTTGCTCATCCCCGAAAACGCCATCTGCGTGACCATCATCGAGATGCTGAACCTCGAAGGCGTGGTGCTGGAGCCAGCGGGTGCGCTGTCCATTGCCGCGCTGGAGAAGCTCGGCCGCGAGAAACTGGAAGGCAAGACGGTTATCGTCGTCGTCTCCGGCGGCAATTTCGATTTCGAGCGCCTGCCTGATGTCAAGGAACGCGCCATGCGTTACACCGGCGTGAAGAAATACTTCATTCTGCGCCTGCCGCAGCGCCCCGGCGCGCTGCGCGATTTCCTCAATCTGCTTGGCCCGGACGACGATATCGCCCGTTTCGAGTATCTGAAGAAATCGGCCCGCAATTTCGGTTCGATCCTGATCGGCATCGAAACCAACGCGCAGGAAAACTTCGCAGGGCTTCTGGAGCGCTTCGAGGCTGCGGGCCTCGGCTATGAGGATATTACCGAAAACGAGATCCTGTCGAACCTGATCATCTGA
- a CDS encoding ABC transporter substrate-binding protein translates to MIKHVLLATSAIVFSFSVQTAKADTITYDDYTGVKTGWQMASDDAYLGSRAGCFESMVRVGYDTALEPGLAESWTQTSPKVWEFKLRKGVKFQNGEPLNAKAAVNALTNLLKAPVPARAFSPKLVAAVEVGGDDIVKITTIEPSVLLPAQMASPATSILAPSAYKDGKVDPIGTCTGPFKITKVDASQYMELTANHDYWNGMPKLSGGRVNFIPDADTRATQIRSGEVQISRVIPPWAVKTIVATKGVKVAPITVPRITEMLLNNSKPPFKDIKVRQAIRAAIDTAGIADSIYEGMVKPATMPFAPGEPWAPQNVTPAYDIEKAKALLKEAGIAPGSLKLTLLAYTERTELKDVAAVIQAQLQEIGIKVDVRVADYTAIEPDLLSGNFDMVLLSRGYATDVAEPIGFLNADYTCGGGYNISHYCSEETDKLIKSAYMAAEPAKRYAIYAEAAKRIYDEAVTVYLVHETAFDAYSDKVENFKPHPINYFIMTKDLAVK, encoded by the coding sequence ATGATAAAGCACGTACTTTTGGCGACAAGCGCCATTGTGTTTTCGTTTTCAGTTCAAACGGCCAAGGCCGATACGATTACCTATGACGATTATACCGGCGTCAAGACCGGCTGGCAGATGGCTTCCGACGATGCCTATCTCGGTTCGCGCGCAGGGTGTTTCGAAAGCATGGTCCGCGTCGGCTATGACACCGCACTGGAGCCGGGCTTGGCCGAATCCTGGACACAAACCTCACCGAAGGTTTGGGAGTTCAAGTTGCGCAAGGGCGTGAAGTTCCAGAACGGCGAGCCGCTTAATGCAAAAGCCGCGGTCAATGCGCTCACCAATCTTCTGAAAGCGCCCGTTCCGGCCCGGGCCTTTTCGCCTAAGCTGGTCGCTGCCGTCGAGGTTGGTGGCGACGATATCGTGAAGATCACGACCATCGAGCCATCGGTGCTGCTGCCGGCGCAAATGGCAAGCCCGGCGACTTCGATCCTCGCGCCATCCGCCTATAAGGACGGCAAGGTCGATCCGATCGGAACCTGCACCGGACCGTTCAAGATCACCAAGGTCGATGCCAGCCAATATATGGAACTGACGGCGAACCATGACTATTGGAACGGTATGCCGAAGCTCTCGGGCGGCCGTGTGAACTTTATTCCGGATGCCGATACCCGCGCCACCCAGATAAGAAGCGGTGAAGTGCAAATTTCGCGCGTGATTCCACCTTGGGCGGTAAAGACCATTGTAGCCACGAAGGGTGTCAAGGTTGCGCCAATTACCGTGCCCCGGATTACGGAAATGCTGCTCAATAATTCGAAGCCGCCGTTTAAGGACATCAAGGTTCGGCAGGCGATCCGGGCCGCCATCGACACCGCCGGTATTGCCGACAGCATCTATGAAGGCATGGTAAAGCCCGCAACGATGCCCTTCGCACCGGGAGAGCCGTGGGCGCCGCAAAACGTCACGCCCGCTTATGACATAGAGAAGGCAAAGGCTCTGCTGAAAGAGGCGGGCATTGCCCCCGGCAGCCTGAAGCTGACACTTCTGGCCTATACTGAAAGAACCGAACTCAAGGATGTTGCCGCCGTTATTCAGGCCCAATTGCAGGAAATCGGCATCAAGGTCGATGTTCGCGTTGCTGATTACACTGCGATCGAGCCCGATCTCCTGTCCGGCAATTTCGACATGGTCCTTCTGTCACGCGGTTATGCCACCGATGTTGCAGAACCGATCGGGTTCCTCAACGCCGACTATACCTGCGGAGGCGGCTACAACATCTCGCATTATTGCAGTGAGGAGACGGACAAGCTGATCAAATCTGCCTATATGGCGGCTGAGCCGGCAAAACGTTACGCCATCTATGCCGAGGCGGCGAAGCGGATTTACGACGAAGCCGTCACCGTCTACCTCGTCCATGAGACCGCTTTCGATGCCTATTCGGACAAGGTCGAAAACTTCAAGCCGCATCCGATCAACTACTTTATCATGACCAAGGATCTGGCAGTGAAATAG
- a CDS encoding ABC transporter permease: MWIQIIQRFLILCLMLMIVSVIAFLLPYMAGGDPARTILFSRMRDTALDPHAVEALRLSLGLDRPLYVQYFAWLSGALRGDLGFSFTSSQPVAGELLRSLGVSVTLALTALAIAVAVALPLGTLAAMRPGGRLDNFATLMIQTFVATPEYWFAPMSALVFALYLGWLPSAGWDSWRSMVLPALTLTLRPLAYFTQVTRAAMAEVLRAPYITAARSRGLGMHGTVMRHGIRNGSLPIVTFFALWLAGLLGGSVVVEVIFAIPGMGRLLYDAVVNRDIPMLQGGFICIVALSILINTLADGLYVLINPAMRGQHDH, encoded by the coding sequence ATGTGGATACAGATAATACAACGCTTCCTTATTCTGTGCCTTATGCTGATGATCGTCTCCGTCATCGCGTTTCTTTTGCCCTACATGGCCGGTGGCGATCCTGCTCGCACCATTCTGTTTTCGCGCATGCGCGATACGGCGCTCGATCCGCATGCAGTCGAGGCCCTTCGGTTAAGCCTCGGGCTCGACCGGCCGCTTTACGTCCAATATTTCGCATGGCTGTCGGGCGCGCTGCGCGGTGATCTGGGCTTTTCCTTCACCAGCAGCCAGCCCGTGGCGGGTGAGCTTTTGCGCTCTCTCGGCGTGTCCGTGACATTGGCACTGACGGCGCTGGCGATTGCGGTCGCCGTCGCCTTGCCGCTCGGCACGTTGGCGGCGATGCGTCCGGGTGGCCGGCTGGACAATTTCGCAACGCTGATGATCCAGACCTTCGTTGCCACGCCGGAATACTGGTTTGCGCCGATGTCGGCGCTCGTCTTTGCGCTTTATCTCGGCTGGTTGCCGTCTGCGGGCTGGGATAGCTGGCGCTCGATGGTGCTTCCCGCTTTGACGTTGACGCTGCGCCCACTGGCCTATTTCACGCAGGTGACGCGCGCCGCCATGGCTGAGGTTCTGCGCGCGCCTTACATCACGGCGGCCCGCAGCCGCGGTCTCGGCATGCATGGCACGGTCATGCGCCACGGCATTCGCAACGGTTCGCTTCCGATCGTCACCTTCTTTGCCCTATGGCTTGCGGGCCTGCTTGGCGGATCGGTGGTCGTGGAGGTGATATTTGCCATCCCCGGAATGGGCCGGCTTCTTTACGACGCCGTGGTCAATCGGGACATCCCCATGCTGCAGGGCGGTTTCATCTGCATCGTCGCCCTTTCCATCCTGATCAATACCCTGGCCGATGGCCTCTATGTCCTGATCAATCCAGCAATGCGAGGTCAACATGACCATTAG
- a CDS encoding HlyU family transcriptional regulator yields the protein MASFFSKILSAFGSGQSADAPQKAAQSEPHVHGDYLIYATPLKEGGQVRLAGRIEKKDGEETFVHEFVRADVFTSMDDAVEFTIRKAKLIIDQNGASLFPGK from the coding sequence ATGGCATCGTTTTTTTCCAAAATCCTTTCGGCCTTCGGCTCCGGCCAGTCCGCGGATGCGCCGCAGAAGGCAGCGCAGTCGGAACCGCATGTGCATGGAGACTATCTGATCTATGCGACGCCGCTGAAGGAAGGCGGCCAGGTCCGTTTGGCGGGCCGCATCGAGAAAAAGGACGGCGAGGAAACGTTCGTGCATGAATTCGTGCGCGCCGATGTCTTCACCAGCATGGACGATGCGGTTGAGTTCACCATCCGCAAGGCAAAGCTGATCATCGACCAGAACGGTGCATCGCTCTTCCCAGGAAAATGA
- the cueR gene encoding Cu(I)-responsive transcriptional regulator, protein MNIGTAATASGVSAKMIRHYETIGLIKSANRTESGYRVYTTNDLETLRFIRRGRDLGFSIEKIRQLMTLWRDPGGASCDVKRIVMEHVVDLEAKMHALREMADTLRNIATYCPDNGEPDCPIIQDLAQSEDPDFTPVAILPKRSGMLKGTSGVVTDLPRLMK, encoded by the coding sequence ATGAACATTGGTACAGCCGCCACCGCATCCGGTGTTTCCGCAAAGATGATCCGCCACTACGAGACGATCGGGCTGATCAAATCCGCAAACCGCACGGAATCCGGTTATCGGGTCTATACGACCAACGATCTGGAGACGCTGCGTTTCATCCGCCGCGGCCGCGACCTCGGTTTCTCGATCGAAAAGATCAGGCAGCTCATGACCCTGTGGCGCGATCCCGGCGGTGCATCCTGCGACGTCAAGCGCATCGTCATGGAACATGTCGTAGATCTCGAGGCCAAGATGCATGCTCTTCGGGAGATGGCCGACACGCTGCGAAATATCGCGACCTATTGCCCTGACAATGGTGAGCCGGATTGCCCGATCATTCAGGATCTTGCTCAATCTGAAGATCCCGATTTTACGCCGGTGGCGATCCTACCCAAGCGTTCCGGCATGCTGAAAGGCACGTCCGGTGTGGTGACGGATTTGCCGCGCCTCATGAAATAA
- a CDS encoding ABC transporter permease produces MTISHFPSAPVAAMPMTLPKRPSTLFRFTDFIRRRHWTFYAGSAIFLVIIVLLVIAPWISPYNPAQQSLRLRLNAPSAAYWLGTDHLGRDVLSRLLIGGRFTVTIAAITVILSVAIGTFIGIISGRSRGVVDEVLMRVVDLLIAIPDVVIAIFLVAIFGPGYGTLIASLTIVGWTPFARLARGLTLSINSREYMRAAEVLGCTRRFIIFRHVIPNTIWPIAAVAFLRFGHKLITVGGLSFLGLGVQPPAADWALMLADAQAYAERMPILVIAPGLAIFLSALSVTWIGHGLNMDTRKPNGH; encoded by the coding sequence ATGACCATTAGTCACTTCCCGAGCGCGCCGGTAGCCGCCATGCCAATGACCTTGCCCAAGCGCCCGTCGACACTTTTCCGGTTCACGGATTTCATCCGCCGGCGGCACTGGACGTTCTACGCGGGTTCGGCGATTTTTCTCGTCATCATCGTGCTGCTCGTCATCGCGCCGTGGATTTCGCCCTATAATCCCGCGCAGCAAAGCCTTCGCCTGCGGTTGAATGCGCCAAGCGCCGCCTACTGGCTGGGCACTGACCATCTCGGGCGTGATGTCTTGAGCCGGCTGCTTATCGGTGGACGCTTCACGGTCACGATTGCCGCCATCACCGTCATCCTGTCGGTCGCCATCGGAACATTTATCGGCATCATCAGCGGTCGCAGCCGCGGCGTTGTCGATGAAGTCCTGATGCGGGTGGTGGATCTGCTCATCGCCATCCCTGACGTGGTGATCGCCATTTTCCTCGTCGCCATCTTCGGCCCGGGATATGGCACATTGATCGCGTCGCTGACGATCGTCGGCTGGACACCTTTTGCGCGACTGGCACGCGGACTGACGCTTTCGATCAATTCCCGAGAATATATGCGCGCCGCCGAGGTGCTTGGATGCACACGCCGCTTCATTATTTTCCGGCATGTCATTCCCAACACGATCTGGCCGATCGCAGCAGTTGCCTTCCTGCGCTTCGGCCACAAGCTGATCACGGTGGGCGGACTGTCGTTTCTCGGCCTCGGCGTGCAGCCGCCGGCCGCAGACTGGGCGCTGATGTTGGCCGATGCGCAGGCCTATGCGGAACGTATGCCCATTCTCGTGATCGCACCAGGTCTGGCGATTTTCCTGTCGGCGTTGAGCGTGACATGGATCGGCCACGGCCTGAACATGGATACCAGGAAACCGAACGGCCATTGA
- a CDS encoding ABC transporter ATP-binding protein: MNIEGHTHANTAIAPERTPLLEIEDLHVSVPSGNGRKFVISGLTLSVDAGEVVALVGESGSGKSMTALSLMRLLPHGAEINSGRISFAGRDILALSPSELDALRGADIGMLFQQPQAMLDPTSRVRTQVAEPLWVHRKMSRHAALGRVVGMLSDVGIPDPSARAQCFAHELSGGMAQRVMIAAALSGNPQLLIADEPTTALDVTVQAQILRLLDDERRKRRLATLLITHDLSVVAAFADRIAVMYAGRIVEEGPTQAILKAPQHPYTKALISCSLLTTDSEGQLLTIPGSSSQAHDMSCGCRFHPRCALAQSAGMGGRCMATEPDLNALPEGRKARCWAVDDDHAGSHASHTVC; encoded by the coding sequence ATGAATATCGAAGGACACACGCATGCCAATACGGCCATCGCCCCGGAGCGGACACCGCTTCTGGAAATCGAGGATTTGCACGTTTCGGTGCCGTCTGGAAATGGCCGCAAGTTTGTTATCTCCGGTCTGACGCTCTCCGTCGATGCCGGAGAGGTCGTTGCACTGGTCGGCGAATCCGGATCCGGCAAGAGCATGACGGCTCTGTCGCTGATGCGGCTGTTGCCGCACGGCGCGGAAATCAACTCCGGCCGCATTTCTTTTGCCGGGCGCGACATTCTCGCTCTCTCGCCCTCCGAGCTTGATGCGTTGCGCGGCGCCGATATCGGAATGCTTTTTCAGCAACCGCAGGCAATGCTCGATCCGACCAGCCGGGTGAGGACGCAGGTCGCCGAGCCACTGTGGGTCCACCGCAAGATGAGTCGGCATGCGGCACTGGGCCGGGTTGTCGGCATGCTCTCGGATGTTGGAATTCCCGATCCGTCGGCGCGGGCGCAATGCTTCGCACATGAACTCTCCGGCGGCATGGCGCAGCGCGTCATGATTGCTGCGGCACTCTCCGGCAATCCGCAACTGCTGATCGCCGATGAACCGACGACGGCACTCGATGTCACCGTCCAGGCACAAATATTGCGCCTGCTCGACGATGAGCGTCGGAAGCGGCGGCTCGCCACGCTGCTCATCACCCATGACCTCTCGGTCGTTGCCGCTTTCGCGGACCGGATTGCGGTGATGTATGCTGGTCGCATTGTCGAGGAAGGGCCGACGCAGGCAATCCTCAAGGCGCCGCAACATCCCTATACCAAGGCGCTCATCAGCTGCTCGCTTCTGACGACCGACAGCGAGGGGCAGCTGCTGACGATCCCCGGCTCCAGCTCGCAGGCCCATGACATGTCCTGCGGTTGCCGTTTCCATCCCCGCTGCGCGCTTGCCCAGTCGGCCGGCATGGGCGGCCGTTGCATGGCAACGGAGCCGGATCTGAATGCCTTGCCGGAAGGTCGCAAGGCGCGGTGCTGGGCGGTCGACGACGACCATGCCGGCAGCCATGCCAGTCACACAGTCTGCTGA
- a CDS encoding heavy-metal-associated domain-containing protein produces the protein MCTAHQHHPETAAAPVDADLSFHVEDMTCGHCAGVIKGAIEKTVPGAAVHADPASRTVVVGGVSDAARIAEIITAAGYTPEARA, from the coding sequence ATGTGCACCGCCCACCAGCATCACCCCGAAACCGCTGCCGCACCTGTTGATGCCGACCTTTCTTTCCACGTTGAAGACATGACCTGCGGTCACTGCGCCGGTGTGATCAAGGGCGCTATCGAAAAGACCGTTCCCGGCGCCGCCGTTCATGCTGATCCGGCAAGCCGCACGGTTGTGGTTGGCGGCGTCTCCGACGCGGCACGTATTGCTGAAATCATCACCGCTGCAGGCTATACGCCGGAAGCGCGCGCCTGA
- a CDS encoding 2Fe-2S iron-sulfur cluster-binding protein: MTPGNTVYLPRIGRSIVAAQGETVLQAALAAGISYPHGCRMGRCGACKSRLVSGEIDLLKHTPFSLTEEEKAEGLTLACRAVPLSDVTIGWLDGEDEFADIPAGRFDGVIAEAVDATHDIKLIRIRLDDRELFTFKAGQYVRLFYPDCSPRDYSIASRIDEDLIEFHIRHVPGGVTSGHIFANAKAGDPVVLVGPFGSSYLREKHCGPILGIAGGSGLAPVKAVVEAAVATDRTTGRQRPIHVYFGARAERDLYMVDRFEELAVSYGNLSFVPVLSNEYHAQMRRGYVGSAVADDFDDLDGWKAYLAGPPAMIEATVPQLLARGIRTADIHADVFFTPER; the protein is encoded by the coding sequence GTAGCATTGTGGCAGCGCAGGGCGAGACCGTCCTTCAGGCCGCCCTTGCCGCCGGAATTTCCTATCCGCACGGCTGTCGCATGGGCCGGTGCGGGGCGTGCAAATCGCGCCTCGTCTCAGGCGAGATCGACCTTCTCAAGCATACGCCCTTTTCGTTGACAGAAGAGGAAAAGGCGGAAGGGCTGACACTCGCCTGCCGCGCCGTGCCGTTGAGCGACGTAACGATTGGCTGGCTCGACGGTGAGGATGAGTTTGCCGATATTCCGGCCGGCCGCTTTGATGGCGTCATCGCGGAAGCGGTGGATGCGACGCATGATATCAAGCTCATTCGCATCAGGCTCGACGATCGCGAACTGTTTACCTTCAAGGCCGGCCAATATGTGCGCCTGTTTTATCCGGACTGTTCGCCGCGTGACTATTCCATTGCCAGCCGCATCGATGAGGACCTGATCGAATTCCATATCCGGCATGTCCCCGGCGGCGTCACGAGTGGCCATATTTTCGCGAACGCCAAGGCGGGTGACCCTGTCGTGCTGGTCGGTCCTTTCGGGTCTTCGTATCTGCGGGAAAAGCATTGCGGACCGATCCTCGGCATTGCCGGCGGTTCGGGGCTGGCGCCGGTGAAGGCGGTGGTAGAGGCAGCGGTCGCCACTGATCGGACCACGGGCCGGCAACGCCCGATCCATGTCTATTTCGGCGCCCGCGCCGAGCGTGACCTCTACATGGTCGACCGTTTCGAAGAACTTGCCGTAAGCTACGGCAATCTGAGCTTCGTTCCAGTTCTCTCGAATGAATACCATGCGCAGATGCGGCGCGGTTATGTCGGTTCCGCCGTGGCGGACGACTTCGACGATCTCGATGGCTGGAAAGCCTATCTGGCCGGACCGCCGGCGATGATCGAGGCAACGGTGCCGCAGCTCCTGGCAAGGGGCATCCGCACCGCCGACATTCATGCAGACGTGTTTTTCACCCCGGAAAGATAG